Proteins encoded together in one Struthio camelus isolate bStrCam1 chromosome 19, bStrCam1.hap1, whole genome shotgun sequence window:
- the PRCD gene encoding photoreceptor disk component PRCD, which yields MQTSPESLQVAPGESSLPARACVRVGHSRQPRPVKETLHLSSLWERCEGPAALHGDGGRAMCTTILLISTLVVMLRRRFFNKVEPHPEGEEEPRREAGSDPRASDLRE from the exons ATGCAGACAAG CCCGGAGAGCCTTCAGGTGGCTCCCGGGGAGAGCAGCCTGCCAGCCAGGGCTTGCGTGCGAGTCGGGCACAGCCGACAGCCGCGGCCCGTCAAGGAGACCCTGCACCTGAGCAGCCTCTGGGAGAGATGCGAGGGGCCAGCAGCGCTACATGGTGATGGAGGAAGAGCCATGTGCACCACCATCCTGCTCATCAGCACGCTGGTCGTGATGCTGCGGCGCCGCTTCTTCAACAAAGTCGAACC GCACCCCGAGGGAGAGGAAGAGCCcaggagagaggctggctccGACCCTCGTGCCAG TGACCTCAGGGAGTGA